In Gossypium arboreum isolate Shixiya-1 chromosome 5, ASM2569848v2, whole genome shotgun sequence, a single genomic region encodes these proteins:
- the LOC108452406 gene encoding uncharacterized protein LOC108452406 isoform X1 — translation MLYESLQREREARTILRFLREQMDGVDRERRRWRSFKERLGFKVMGCCGTAWGFGSTEMSVTDNGVVGAEGRVDPGHNPDLGCINRAPVSSGMNLAEALAAERHFRALPAREGGDVGIRAPGTPIRVSLMRLLEEEEEEGKGGAQIGNDSMCCVCMGRKKGAAFIPCGHTFCRMCSRELWLNRGRCPLCNRSILEILDIF, via the exons ATGCTGTAC GAATCATTGCAGCGGGAGAGGGAAGCAAGAACAATCCTGAGATTTCTTAGAGAACAAATGGACGGTGTAGATAGGGAAAGGAGGAGATGGAGGAGTTTCAAGGAACGGCTAGGATTTAAAGTCATGGGTTGTTGTGGGACCGCATGGGGTTTTGGGTCAACGGAAATGAGCGTCACGGACAACGGTGTTGTTGGAGCTGAAGGACGAGTAGACCCAGGTCACAACCCGGATCTAGGTTGCATTAACCGGGCTCCCGTTTCGTCGGGCATGAATCTGGCGGAGGCTTTAGCAGCGGAGAGACATTTTCGGGCATTGCCGGCACGGGAGGGAGGTGACGTGGGGATTAGAGCGCCTGGGACTCCGATTAGGGTGTCGTTGATGAGGCTGTTGGAGGAGGAAGAAGAGGAGGGGAAAGGTGGCGCGCAGATTGGGAATGATTCAATGTGCTGCGTGTGCATGGGGAGGAAGAAAGGTGCGGCGTTTATCCCATGTGGACACACTTTTTGCAGGATGTGTTCAAGGGAACTGTGGTTGAATCGAGGGCGTTGTCCCCTCTGCAACCGTTCAATCCTCGAGATTCTTGACATTTTCTAA
- the LOC108452406 gene encoding uncharacterized protein LOC108452406 isoform X2, which yields MDGVDRERRRWRSFKERLGFKVMGCCGTAWGFGSTEMSVTDNGVVGAEGRVDPGHNPDLGCINRAPVSSGMNLAEALAAERHFRALPAREGGDVGIRAPGTPIRVSLMRLLEEEEEEGKGGAQIGNDSMCCVCMGRKKGAAFIPCGHTFCRMCSRELWLNRGRCPLCNRSILEILDIF from the coding sequence ATGGACGGTGTAGATAGGGAAAGGAGGAGATGGAGGAGTTTCAAGGAACGGCTAGGATTTAAAGTCATGGGTTGTTGTGGGACCGCATGGGGTTTTGGGTCAACGGAAATGAGCGTCACGGACAACGGTGTTGTTGGAGCTGAAGGACGAGTAGACCCAGGTCACAACCCGGATCTAGGTTGCATTAACCGGGCTCCCGTTTCGTCGGGCATGAATCTGGCGGAGGCTTTAGCAGCGGAGAGACATTTTCGGGCATTGCCGGCACGGGAGGGAGGTGACGTGGGGATTAGAGCGCCTGGGACTCCGATTAGGGTGTCGTTGATGAGGCTGTTGGAGGAGGAAGAAGAGGAGGGGAAAGGTGGCGCGCAGATTGGGAATGATTCAATGTGCTGCGTGTGCATGGGGAGGAAGAAAGGTGCGGCGTTTATCCCATGTGGACACACTTTTTGCAGGATGTGTTCAAGGGAACTGTGGTTGAATCGAGGGCGTTGTCCCCTCTGCAACCGTTCAATCCTCGAGATTCTTGACATTTTCTAA